Proteins found in one Oncorhynchus gorbuscha isolate QuinsamMale2020 ecotype Even-year unplaced genomic scaffold, OgorEven_v1.0 Un_scaffold_10641, whole genome shotgun sequence genomic segment:
- the LOC124030329 gene encoding E3 ubiquitin-protein ligase RNF170-like: MDENNGNGEVDYLLQVEDSIIEGVSNPVLFVVVLSVTFLCGLVTLLCRNEQQNIHPENQEHVRAVRQQLQSDSQEGEPTEPRQQFYTDMSCPVCLQQAVLPVETNCGHLFCGSCIIAYWRYGTWLGAINCPICRQMVTLLFPLFHEHAAPQQVQDGTVEPLLILRDLDDYNRRFSGQPRSLMDRLRDVPTLLRHLFREMFSVGGLFWMFRIRVLLCLIGALTYLISPLDFIPEALFGLLGFLDDFFIILLLFIYISIMYREVVTQRLAA; encoded by the exons ATGGATGAAAACAATGGAAATGGGGAGGTGGACTATTTGCTGCAAGTTGAAGACTCAATCATAGAAGGAGTCAGCAACCCGGTCTTGTTTGTGGTCGTTCTCAGTGTCACGTTCCTGTGTGGACTGGTAACTCTGCTCTGCAG AAATGAGCAGCAGAACATCCACCCAGAGAACCAGGAACATGTCCGTGCCGTCCGACAGCAGCTGCAGTCTGACTCGCAG GAAGGTGAACCAACAGAGCCCAGGCAACAGTTCTATACAGACATGTCCTGTCCAGTGTGTCTACAGCAGGCCGTGCTGCCTGTGGAAACCAACTGTGGACATCTCTtctgtg GTTCTTGTATAATTGCATATTGGCGATATGGGACATGGCTTGGTGCAATCAACTGTCCCATCTGCAGACAAATG GTGaccctgctgttccctctcttccATGAGCATGCCGCCCCTCAGCAGGTACAGGATGGAACGGTTGAACCGCTCCTCATCCTCCGGGATCTCGACGACTACAACCGCAGGTTCTCAGGACAACCCAGATCG CTGATGGACCGGCTGCGTGACGTCCCCACGTTGCTGCGCCACCTCTTCAGGGAGATGTTCTCCGTAGGGGGCCTGTTCTGGATGTTCCGGATCCGTGTCCTGCTGTGTCTGATCGGGGCTCTGACCTACCTGATCTCCCCTTTGGACTTCATCCCCGAGGCTCTGTTCGGTCTGCTAGGCTTCCTGGACGACTTCTTCATCATCCTGCTTCTCTTCATCTATATCTCTATCATGTATAGAGAGGTGGTGACCCAGAGACTGGCAGCGtga